The Candidatus Koribacter versatilis Ellin345 genome has a segment encoding these proteins:
- the nuoF gene encoding NADH-quinone oxidoreductase subunit NuoF codes for MADLVSHPDEVKVISSRWGKGATDIDRYLELDGYKAVQKALTMTPDAIINEVKASNLRGRGGAGFPTGLKWSFVPKESAKPKYILCNGDESEPGTCKDRLIFEHDPHGVIEGAIIAGLAVGAKSAYIYLRGEYRYLSIIMQKAIADAYAKGFIGKNIFGSGKDFDVYWHGGAGAYEVGEESALMESLEGKRGIPRIRPPFPAVVGLWGGPTVINNAETLAAVPAILLMGGQKYADLGTPRNGGTRLFCLSGNLEKPGVYELPMGYNLKKMIYEVGGGIQGGRGLKAVVPGGSSTPVLTADEIDIAMDFDSVMKAGSMLGSGGVVVLDDRTCIVKFALRTIKFYQHESCGWCIPCREGTDWLKKTLTRFHAGGGIKKDIDNIKYLADNMLGRTFCPLGDAAAMPTIAFVEKFRKEFEDHLEGRPCPFAEHGTISQLPVLA; via the coding sequence ATGGCAGATCTGGTTTCACATCCCGACGAGGTAAAGGTCATCTCGAGCCGCTGGGGCAAGGGCGCGACCGACATTGATCGCTACCTCGAACTCGATGGCTACAAGGCAGTGCAGAAGGCGTTGACGATGACGCCGGACGCCATCATTAACGAGGTAAAGGCCTCGAACCTGCGCGGACGCGGCGGCGCTGGATTCCCCACGGGCTTGAAGTGGTCGTTCGTGCCGAAGGAATCGGCCAAGCCGAAGTACATCCTCTGCAACGGCGACGAATCGGAGCCGGGCACATGCAAGGACCGCCTGATCTTCGAGCACGATCCGCACGGTGTCATCGAAGGCGCGATTATCGCGGGCTTGGCCGTAGGCGCGAAGTCGGCTTACATCTATCTGCGCGGCGAATATCGCTACCTGTCGATCATCATGCAGAAGGCGATTGCCGATGCTTACGCGAAGGGCTTCATCGGCAAGAACATCTTCGGCAGCGGCAAAGATTTCGATGTGTACTGGCATGGCGGCGCGGGCGCTTACGAAGTAGGTGAAGAGTCAGCGCTGATGGAATCGCTGGAGGGCAAGCGCGGCATCCCGCGCATTCGTCCTCCCTTCCCCGCAGTGGTTGGATTGTGGGGCGGGCCGACGGTGATCAACAATGCCGAGACCCTCGCAGCTGTACCCGCAATCCTGCTGATGGGCGGACAGAAATATGCCGATCTCGGCACGCCGCGCAATGGCGGCACGCGCTTGTTCTGCCTAAGCGGCAACCTCGAGAAGCCCGGTGTTTACGAGCTTCCGATGGGCTACAACCTGAAGAAGATGATTTACGAAGTGGGCGGGGGCATCCAGGGCGGACGCGGCCTGAAGGCCGTGGTCCCCGGCGGATCTTCGACCCCGGTGTTGACTGCCGACGAAATTGACATCGCGATGGACTTTGATTCGGTGATGAAGGCCGGCTCGATGCTCGGTTCCGGCGGCGTGGTCGTGCTCGATGACCGCACTTGCATCGTGAAGTTCGCGCTGCGGACGATAAAGTTCTACCAGCACGAAAGCTGCGGATGGTGCATTCCCTGCCGCGAAGGTACCGACTGGCTCAAAAAGACGTTGACCCGCTTCCACGCAGGCGGCGGCATTAAGAAAGATATCGATAACATTAAATATCTCGCCGATAACATGCTCGGCCGGACCTTCTGCCCGCTGGGCGATGCGGCAGCGATGCCGACGATCGCGTTCGTGGAGAAGTTCCGCAAAGAGTTTGAAGACCATTTGGAAGGCCGTCCGTGCCCGTTCGCGGAGCATGGAACGATTTCGCAGTTGCCGGTATTGGCGTAA
- the nuoE gene encoding complex I 24 kDa subunit family protein, with amino-acid sequence MKFSDNLEKWFAEAQGHYPTKRSPLVPFLLYVQDEVGYLSDEAIVEIANRVELTPLEVRNVISYYSMLRTKPIGKYNVQVCTNICCLQRGGEDIFEHCKKTLGIGHKQTTPDGLFSLEEVECIGACSWAPAVQVNYDFHENLTPETMDAVIESYRKREQQ; translated from the coding sequence ATGAAGTTCTCCGACAATCTTGAAAAGTGGTTTGCCGAAGCGCAGGGCCACTATCCGACGAAGCGCTCGCCGCTCGTCCCCTTCCTGCTGTATGTTCAGGATGAAGTCGGCTATTTGAGCGACGAGGCCATTGTTGAAATTGCCAATCGCGTGGAACTGACGCCACTGGAAGTGCGGAACGTCATCAGCTACTACTCGATGCTGCGCACCAAGCCGATCGGCAAATACAACGTGCAGGTGTGCACCAACATCTGCTGCCTGCAACGCGGCGGCGAGGACATCTTCGAGCACTGCAAGAAGACGCTGGGCATCGGCCACAAGCAAACGACGCCGGACGGCCTGTTCTCTCTGGAAGAAGTGGAGTGCATTGGCGCCTGTAGCTGGGCCCCCGCAGTACAGGTTAATTACGACTTCCACGAGAACCTCACGCCGGAAACAATGGACGCGGTGATCGAGTCATACCGCAAGCGCGAACAGCAGTAG
- the nuoD gene encoding NADH dehydrogenase (quinone) subunit D, producing MAHMNPTPVLEAGQDKTMVLNMGPQHPSTHGVLRLLLEIDGETIVRIMPDIGYLHTGIEKTCEAKFYQQVVPMTDRIDYLCPMTNNLAYVLAVEKLLGLEIPERAQWIRVLCNELTRINSHLVWLGTGAMDLGAMTVFLYCFREREELLKLFEAVAGQRMMTSYFRVGGVSLEPPLGWFDRVKKFADTFPSKMDEYEGLLTQNPIFVMRTKGVAKITKEDALALGASGPTLRGSGIDFDLRRDMPYSGYDKFKFNVPVKTEGDVYARYQCRIAELRESCKIVQQALAGMPEGSIKADAPKVVLPDREKMKTQMESLIYHFKIVTEGFTVPPGEVYSAIESPRGEMGYYIVSDGTAKPYRVHMRSPSFANLQMLPSMCTGQLLADVVAAIGSIDIVLGDCDR from the coding sequence ATGGCACACATGAATCCCACGCCAGTTTTGGAGGCCGGTCAGGACAAGACGATGGTCCTGAACATGGGCCCGCAGCACCCGTCCACCCACGGAGTGTTGCGCCTGTTGCTGGAGATCGATGGCGAGACCATCGTCCGCATCATGCCCGACATCGGCTACCTGCATACCGGCATTGAAAAGACCTGCGAAGCGAAGTTTTACCAGCAGGTTGTGCCGATGACAGATCGCATCGACTATCTCTGCCCCATGACCAACAACCTGGCCTATGTGCTGGCGGTGGAAAAGTTGTTGGGGCTGGAGATTCCCGAGCGGGCGCAGTGGATCCGCGTACTCTGCAACGAGCTGACGCGCATCAATTCGCACCTGGTATGGCTGGGCACCGGCGCCATGGACCTCGGCGCAATGACGGTTTTTCTCTACTGCTTCCGCGAGCGCGAAGAGCTTCTGAAGCTCTTCGAGGCTGTCGCCGGGCAGCGGATGATGACCTCGTATTTCCGCGTCGGAGGAGTTTCGCTGGAGCCGCCGTTGGGCTGGTTCGATCGCGTGAAGAAGTTCGCCGACACATTCCCGTCGAAGATGGACGAGTACGAAGGCCTGCTGACGCAGAACCCGATCTTTGTGATGCGCACCAAGGGCGTAGCGAAAATCACGAAAGAAGATGCACTCGCGCTTGGCGCCAGCGGCCCGACATTGCGCGGCAGCGGCATTGATTTCGATCTTCGCCGCGACATGCCGTACTCCGGCTACGACAAATTCAAGTTCAACGTACCGGTAAAGACTGAAGGCGACGTGTACGCTCGGTACCAGTGCCGCATCGCGGAACTGCGCGAGAGCTGCAAGATCGTGCAGCAGGCGCTCGCGGGGATGCCGGAAGGCTCGATTAAAGCCGACGCGCCGAAGGTGGTGCTGCCCGACCGCGAGAAGATGAAGACCCAGATGGAGTCGCTGATCTATCACTTCAAGATCGTGACCGAGGGCTTCACCGTTCCACCGGGCGAGGTGTATTCGGCGATTGAGTCGCCGCGCGGCGAGATGGGTTACTACATTGTGAGCGACGGCACGGCCAAGCCGTACCGCGTTCACATGCGTTCTCCATCGTTTGCGAATTTGCAGATGCTGCCATCCATGTGCACGGGCCAGTTGCTGGCGGACGTGGTGGCGGCAATTGGATCGATCGACATCGTGTTGGGCGATTGCGATCGGTAG
- a CDS encoding NADH-quinone oxidoreductase subunit C, which translates to MPLEPAITDVEQLKDKPALAKLLASDSIVVEQVKWDRDELSIWVSRESLVDAVKLLRDSSETQFTFLSDVTCTDWYPSEPRFEVSYHFLSIPRKDRVRLKVKLLGDDAQVDSLFSVFPSCNFFEREVFDLFGVRFHGHPNLARIMMPEDWKGHPLRKDYPVEGYR; encoded by the coding sequence ATGCCACTCGAGCCAGCCATTACCGACGTCGAACAATTAAAAGATAAGCCCGCGCTCGCGAAACTGCTCGCCTCCGACTCGATCGTTGTCGAGCAGGTGAAATGGGACCGCGACGAGCTGAGCATATGGGTGTCACGTGAAAGCCTGGTGGACGCCGTAAAGCTGTTGCGGGATTCGAGCGAGACGCAGTTCACGTTCCTGTCGGACGTCACCTGCACGGATTGGTATCCGAGCGAGCCTCGTTTTGAAGTGAGCTATCACTTTCTTTCAATCCCGCGGAAAGATCGCGTGCGGCTGAAGGTGAAGCTGCTCGGCGACGACGCCCAAGTCGATTCTCTCTTCTCTGTCTTCCCCTCGTGCAATTTCTTTGAGCGCGAGGTCTTTGATCTCTTCGGAGTCCGGTTCCACGGGCACCCGAACCTCGCGCGCATCATGATGCCCGAGGACTGGAAGGGACATCCGTTGCGCAAGGATTATCCCGTCGAAGGTTACCGATAA
- a CDS encoding NADH-quinone oxidoreductase subunit A, producing the protein MPDNYFVRYVPLLIHLAVVTIIPVGMVILSWFVGQHKYNKAKMSAYECGMEPVGDAQSRFSVKFYLVAILFILFDVEAVFMYPWAIIFKDLKNAGAALFAYSEMLVYVLIVLAGFFYIWKKGVLDWNKKLPGDRI; encoded by the coding sequence ATGCCGGATAACTATTTCGTCAGGTACGTCCCGTTACTAATTCACCTCGCCGTGGTTACCATCATCCCGGTCGGGATGGTCATTTTGTCTTGGTTCGTAGGCCAGCATAAATACAACAAGGCGAAGATGTCGGCGTATGAATGCGGCATGGAGCCTGTCGGCGACGCCCAGAGCCGCTTCTCGGTCAAGTTCTACCTGGTCGCTATCCTGTTCATCCTGTTCGACGTGGAAGCGGTCTTCATGTACCCGTGGGCGATCATTTTTAAGGACCTGAAAAACGCCGGCGCCGCGTTGTTCGCTTACTCCGAAATGCTGGTGTACGTCCTGATCGTGCTCGCGGGCTTCTTCTATATATGGAAGAAGGGCGTCCTGGACTGGAACAAGAAGCTGCCGGGAGACAGGATCTAA
- the thiS gene encoding sulfur carrier protein ThiS — MRLKINGDDKQFENISTLADLVNHLPMKADRVAVELNREIVPRASWSATNLKDGDELEIVHFVGGG, encoded by the coding sequence ATGCGCTTGAAGATCAACGGCGACGACAAGCAGTTCGAGAACATCTCCACTCTCGCCGACCTCGTCAACCACCTCCCGATGAAAGCCGACCGCGTTGCCGTCGAACTAAACCGCGAGATTGTTCCCCGCGCCAGTTGGTCGGCAACGAACCTAAAAGACGGCGACGAGCTGGAAATCGTGCACTTCGTAGGCGGCGGCTAA
- a CDS encoding MerR family transcriptional regulator, producing the protein MFQTFGAQNVLALMGTMEDRFSSKEVISLTSITARQLQWWDERGIVVPAREGHKRFYSLDDLAEVAVLCELRQRGFSLQRVRKVMRFLQRELGKRLVETVTDGSEYHLLTDGRNLYLEDSAHAVINILKNSKQPILGICITDTVERLRARIGKKQAQPAVSTRTRMGSGRRKAS; encoded by the coding sequence ATGTTTCAAACATTTGGAGCGCAAAATGTTTTGGCGCTCATGGGGACTATGGAAGACCGCTTCTCATCCAAAGAGGTAATTTCGTTGACGAGCATCACTGCGCGTCAACTGCAATGGTGGGATGAGCGCGGTATCGTGGTCCCAGCCCGCGAAGGGCACAAGCGTTTTTATTCCTTAGACGACCTCGCCGAGGTCGCCGTTCTCTGTGAGTTACGTCAGCGTGGATTCTCGTTGCAGCGAGTGCGCAAGGTGATGCGCTTCCTGCAGCGCGAGCTCGGCAAACGCCTGGTTGAGACCGTCACCGACGGCTCCGAGTACCACCTGCTGACCGACGGCCGGAACCTGTATCTCGAGGATTCCGCCCACGCAGTCATCAATATCCTCAAGAACTCCAAGCAGCCCATCCTCGGCATTTGCATCACAGACACCGTTGAGCGGCTGCGGGCACGGATTGGCAAGAAGCAAGCACAACCTGCAGTGTCGACCCGAACGCGGATGGGTTCTGGCCGGCGTAAAGCTTCTTAA
- the chrA gene encoding chromate efflux transporter, whose product MSSPSIATETRPSLGELALVFFKLGTTAFGGPAAHIAMMHDEFVRRRRWISEEEFLDRLGAANLIPGPSSTEMAIHIGLLKRGWRGLLVAGACFIVPAAILVSIIAAIYVKYGALPRVAGVLVAVKPVVIAIIVQAFWNLGKTALKSWWLGVVGALAAVAYVFRTHELLILLGAALLASLPMWGKRAKSAAVLWVGAIPAAAGIAVPISLSRLFLTFLKIGSVLFGSGYVLLAFLRGDFVDRLHWLTQQQLLDAVAVGQITPGPVFTTATFIGYIIAGTRGAAVATVAIFLPAFFLVAISGPLVPRIRKSKIASAALDGVVVASLALMGVVAWQLGRDAIVNWQTVAIALVSALLLLRWKVNSAWLILGAAAIGVIWHG is encoded by the coding sequence ATGAGCTCACCTTCTATTGCGACTGAGACGCGCCCCTCACTCGGCGAACTCGCGCTCGTGTTCTTCAAACTCGGCACAACCGCGTTTGGTGGGCCCGCTGCGCACATCGCGATGATGCACGACGAGTTCGTGCGTCGACGAAGGTGGATCAGCGAAGAAGAATTCCTCGATCGTCTCGGCGCGGCGAACCTGATACCGGGACCGAGTTCGACCGAGATGGCGATCCACATCGGGTTGCTCAAGCGCGGATGGCGCGGACTGTTGGTTGCGGGTGCGTGCTTCATTGTTCCTGCAGCGATTCTGGTCTCGATCATCGCGGCGATTTATGTAAAGTACGGCGCATTGCCGCGCGTGGCGGGCGTTCTCGTTGCAGTGAAGCCCGTGGTGATTGCGATCATCGTGCAAGCGTTCTGGAACCTCGGTAAAACCGCGCTGAAAAGCTGGTGGCTGGGAGTTGTTGGAGCACTCGCTGCCGTCGCTTATGTTTTCCGCACTCACGAATTGCTCATTCTGTTGGGAGCGGCGTTGCTGGCGAGTTTGCCGATGTGGGGCAAGCGAGCGAAAAGCGCGGCGGTGCTGTGGGTTGGCGCGATTCCGGCGGCTGCGGGGATTGCTGTGCCTATATCGCTTTCGCGATTGTTTCTGACATTCCTGAAGATCGGGTCCGTGCTGTTTGGGAGTGGCTACGTGCTGCTCGCGTTTCTACGCGGCGATTTCGTAGATCGTCTGCACTGGCTGACACAGCAGCAGTTGCTCGACGCAGTCGCGGTAGGTCAGATTACGCCGGGACCAGTGTTCACTACGGCGACGTTCATCGGCTACATCATCGCTGGGACACGCGGTGCGGCCGTGGCGACGGTGGCAATCTTCCTGCCGGCGTTTTTTCTGGTGGCGATTAGCGGGCCGCTGGTGCCCCGGATTCGAAAGTCGAAAATTGCGAGTGCGGCACTCGACGGCGTGGTAGTGGCTTCGCTGGCGCTGATGGGCGTAGTGGCGTGGCAGCTTGGTAGAGACGCGATTGTGAACTGGCAGACAGTGGCGATTGCGCTGGTGAGCGCGTTGCTGCTGCTGCGGTGGAAAGTGAATTCGGCGTGGCTGATTTTAGGTGCAGCGGCGATCGGCGTGATCTGGCACGGGTAA
- a CDS encoding DoxX family protein has translation MKLLHKIVHTSAPQATVLVRLLVGCVFLSEGIQKFLFPQALGVGRFVKIGIPAPQFFAPFVGVVEIVGGLLLIVGLLTRLAAIALTINISVAILTTKLPMLAKAGFWATAREARVDFCMLLGSIFLLIVGAGSLSVDRRLDSNTE, from the coding sequence ATGAAGCTGCTGCATAAGATCGTGCATACGAGTGCGCCGCAAGCGACGGTGCTGGTTCGTTTGTTAGTGGGCTGCGTCTTCTTGTCGGAAGGAATTCAGAAGTTCCTGTTCCCGCAGGCGCTTGGTGTGGGCAGGTTCGTGAAGATCGGAATCCCAGCGCCGCAATTCTTCGCGCCGTTTGTGGGGGTGGTGGAGATTGTCGGCGGCTTGTTGTTGATTGTCGGCTTGCTGACGCGCCTCGCGGCGATCGCTTTGACGATCAACATCAGCGTGGCGATTCTCACCACGAAGCTCCCGATGCTGGCGAAGGCAGGATTCTGGGCGACCGCGCGCGAGGCCCGCGTGGATTTTTGCATGCTGCTTGGTAGCATCTTCCTGCTGATCGTGGGCGCCGGATCGCTTTCCGTGGACCGGCGTCTCGACAGCAACACGGAATGA